In Archocentrus centrarchus isolate MPI-CPG fArcCen1 chromosome 1, fArcCen1, whole genome shotgun sequence, the following proteins share a genomic window:
- the LOC115781883 gene encoding NACHT, LRR and PYD domains-containing protein 12-like: MTIFSDMMSGDLLNTLEDLGDEEFNKFKWFLQQGDVLQGRTVIRKSRLETSKRFETVDLMTQTYEVAGAVEVTKVILEKINRNDLLQSLLANSSITEVHANGGKTPKKRGYDKDGEKTKKKKGEGDNGEKTKKKGDDGSIGKTKKKKGDDGSIGKIKKKKGFFFFKTKASETDDLMVPVPEPHPITFYQQMLQSSFQDKFLGAEEEEWAKDTQNLANIYTELYITARCDIQIPAQHEVRSFEKAWKPTGAEKPIQPTDLFKHPSEEDKTIKMVLTNGIAGIGKTFLVHKFVLDWAEKKFNQDVHLIFPFTFRQLNPLKGEKFSLAELIHECIPETVGITEEALNYIFTAVESSENTDYDKSKFKLLFVFDGLDESRLHLDFYADDNRSADVTKSTKTDVLLRELISGNLLQSARIWITTRPAATNQIPREFVSNITEVKGFTDPCKEEYFKKRFKDEEQANRIVSHIKASRSLFIMCHIPVFCWITATVLEDVLKTREGGELPKTLTEMYTEFLVSHIDQTKEKYGPEKSIQYIKSLAKLAFHQLEKGNLIFYEKDLSESNIYFNEASVCSGVVTKIFKEEQGRKGKDKMFSFVHLSVQEFLAALYVRMSFVNSNKNVMPLPSFSLKNLRLLLSKTSSKKIHRISIDRALQSPNGHLDLFLRFLLGLSVQTNQGKLHNLLIKTDSSPETNQETIQYIKKKISENLSPERSINLFHCLNELNDCSLVEEIQQSLRSGSLSADKLSSAHWSALLFILLSSEEDLDVFDLKIYSVFASEDAFLRLVPIMKEASKILLSGCDLSKRSCSALSSVLSCQSSMLRELDLSNNDLQDSGVRLLSVGLGTPHCRLERLNLSGCMVSAKGCTSLASALTANPYHLIELDLTYNHPGDAGTNALSAGVEHEHWKLKNLRLEHGGEQRLKPGLKKYFCELTVDTNTANRNLKLSDNNRKVTALELQEPYPTHADRFDTCLQLLCEYGLTGRAYWEVDWKGVVDLAVSYRGIQKRGDSVDCKFGCNNQSWSLMCSEVDHYSVWHNNTGKDISSSSFSSVSNRVGVYLDWPAGTLSYYRICSGSMTLLHTFKTTFTEPLYPGFGFCTLSYGSSVSLSSQ, translated from the exons ATGACAATATTCTCTGACATGATGTCTGGGGACCTGTTAAACACTCTAGAAGATTTGGGAGATGAAGAATTTAATAAATTCAAGTGGTTCCTGCAGCAGGGCGATGTCCTTCAGGGCCGAACTGTCATCAGAAAGAGCCGACTGGAAACGTCAAAGCGATTCGAAACTGTGGACCTGATGACGCAAACCTATGAAGTTGCAGGAGCTGTGGAGGTCACCAAGGTGATTTTAGAGAAGATCAACAGAAATGACCTGCTTCAGAGTTTGCTTGCCAACAGCTCAATAACAGAAG TGCATGCCAATGGTGGGAAGACTCCAAAGAAGAGAGGGTATGATAAAGATGGTGAGAAGactaagaagaagaaaggggaaGGTGACAATGGTGAGAAGACTAAGAAGAAAGGGGATGACGGCAGTATTGGGAAGactaagaagaagaaaggggatGACGGCAGTATTGGGAagattaagaaaaagaaaggatttttcttcttcaagaCTAAGGCTTCTGAGACTGACG ATCTTATGGTTCCAGTACCAGAGCCACATCCTATCACATTTTACCAACAGATGCTTCAATCAAGCTTCCAGGATAAGTTTTTGggtgcagaagaagaagagtggGCAAAAGATACACAGAATCTGGCTAATATATACACAGAGCTGTACATCACAGCCAGGTGTGACATACAGATCCCCGCACAGCACGAGGTCCGATCGTTTGAGAAGGCATGGAAGCCAACAGGAGCAGAGAAACCCATCCAACCCACAGACTTGTTCAAACATCCTTCTGAAGAAGACAAAACTATTAAAATGGTGCTGACCAATGGAATCGCAGGAATTGGGAAAACCTTTCTTGTTCACAAGTTTGTGTTGGACTGGGCCgaaaaaaaattcaaccaaGATGTGCATCTGATTTTCCCGTTCACCTTCCGTCAGCTGAATCCATTGAAGGGAGAAAAGTTCAGTTTGGCAGAGCTCATTCATGAATGTATCCCAGAAACTGTAGGCATCACAGAGGAAGCTCTTAATTACATCTTTACAGCTGTGGAGTCATCAGAAAACACAGACTATGACAAGAGCAAATTCAaacttctgtttgtgtttgatggCCTGGATGAGAGCCGTCTTCACCTCGacttttatgctgatgacaatCGCTCTGCTGATGTAACAAAGTCAACTAAAACAGATGTCCTGCTGAGGGAACTCATCAGTGGAAATCTGCTACAATCTGCTCGcatctggataaccacacgtcCTGCAGCAACCAATCAGATTCCTCGAGAGTTTGTCAGCAATATAACAGAAGTCAAAGGGTTCACTGACCCCTGTAAGGAGGAGTATTTCAAGAAAAGATTCAAAGATGAGGAACAGGCCAACAGGATTGTCTCCCACATCAAGGCATCACGAAGTCTCttcatcatgtgccacatcccagtcttctgctggatcactgctacagttctcgAGGATGTTCTGAAAACCAGAGAGGgtggagagctgcccaagaccctcaCTGAGATGTACACAGAGTTCCTGGTGTCTCATATTGATCAGACAAAAGAGAAGTATGGCCCAGAGAAGAGCATTCAGTACATTAAGTCATTAGCAAAACTGGCTTTtcatcagctggaaaagggcaacctgatcttctatgagaAAGATCTGAGTGAgagcaacatttattttaatgaagCCTCAGTGTGCTCAGGAGTGGTCACAAAGATCTTCAAAGAAGAGcaaggaaggaaaggaaaggacaaGATGTTCAGCTTtgtccatctgagtgttcaggagtttctggctgctctttatGTGAGGATGTCATTTGttaacagcaataaaaatgtgATGCCTTTACCATCATTCTCACTGAAAAACCTTCGACTTCTTTTAAGCAAAACATCTTCTAAGAAGATCCACAGGATCTCCATTGACagggccttacagagtccaaatggacacctggacttgttccttcgcttcctcctgggtctctCAGTGCAGACCAACCAGGGCAAACTACACAACCTGTTAATCAAGACAGACAGCAGCCCTgagaccaatcaggaaacaatCCAGTACATCAAAAAGAAGATCAGTGAGAATCTGTCTCCAGAGAGAAGCatcaatctgttccactgtctgaatgaactaaATGACTGTTCTCTAGTGGaagagatccaacagtccctgagatcaggaagtctctctGCAGATAAACTGTCTTCTGCTCATTGGTCAGCTTTGCTCTTCATATTACtttcatcagaagaagatctggatgtgtttgacctgaagataTACTCAGTTTTTGCTTCAGAGGATGCCTTTCTGAGGCTGGTGCCAATAATGAAAGAAGCCAGTAAAATTCT GCTGAGTGGCTGTGATCTGTCAAAGAGAAGCTGTAGTGCTCTGTCCTCAGtcctcagctgtcagtcatctatgttgagagagctggacctgagtaacaatgacctgcaggattcaggagtgaggCTGTTGTCTGTTGGGCTGGGGACTCCACACTGTAGACTGGAAAGACTCAA TCTGTCAGGCTGTATGGTCTCAGCAAAGGGCTGTACTTCTCTGGCTTCGGCTTTGACAGCCAACCCCTACCATCTGATTGAGCTGGACCTGACctacaaccatccaggagaCGCAGGAACAAATGCGCTTTCTGCTGGAGTGGAGCATGAACACTGGAAACTTAAAAATCTCAG GCTGGAACATGGTGGAGAACAGAGGCTGAAACCTGGTCTGaagaagt ATTTCTGTGAACTCACagtggacacaaacacagcaaacagaaacctcaaactgtctgacaacaacaggaaggtgacagcaCTGGAATTGCAGGAGCCATATCCCACTCATGCAGACAGGTTTGATACCTGTCTTCAGTTGCTGTGTGAATATGGACTGACTGGTCGTGCTTACTGGGAGGTTGACTGGAAAGGAGTGGTTGATTTAGCAGTGAGTTACAGAGGAATCCAAAAGAGAGGAGACAGTGTTGACTGCAAGTTTGGATGCAATAATCAGTCATGGAGTCTGATGTGCTCTGAGGTTGATCACTACTCTGTGTGGCATAACAACACAGGAAAagacatctcctcctcctccttctcctctgtcTCAAACAGAGTAGGAGTGTATTTGGACTggcctgctggcactctgtcctactacagaatctgctctggctcaatgactctcctccacaccttcaaaACCACGTTTACTGAGCCCCTTTATCCTGGATTTGGATTCTGTACATTGTCATATGGTTCTTCTGTGTCTCTGAGTTCTCAGTAG